From uncultured Pseudodesulfovibrio sp.:
AAATTTCGGTTTAATTTATTATGAAATACCTTGAAAATACGCATTTTATTCAACCATAACACCACATTTGCAAAAATGTAGTATAGAAAACCCCTTCCTCTCATGGCCTATTTGGTGTAAGCACAGAGCTTGTATCGATTGGTAACTAATATTCCTATGAGAGGAGGAAATGATGAAAGGTTTTCTTAAAGGTATAGGCCTGCTGACCCTGATGTTGGTATGCAGCGCCTTTCTGTTGGCCGGTTGTGGAGAGGAAAAGTCTAATACAATCAAAATCGGCTTCAACCTGCCCCTGACCGGTGATATTCCGGAAGTCGGCGAAGGTTCCAAGAACGCAGCAGAGATGTATCTCAAAGACATCAACGATGCAGGCGGTCTGGAAGTGGGCGGTCAGAAGTACATGCTCGAGTTCGTTTACATGGACAACGAATCCAAAGCCGAATCTGCCACAAACGTTGCCTTGAAGCTCATTGATCAGGAAAATGTTGTTGCCATCATCGGCCCCAACTCCTCCAAGCAGGCTGTACCCGCAGGTGGTACCTGTAACGAAAACCGCGTCCCCATGATTTCTCCGTGGTCCACCAACCCGAACACGACACTGGATCGCCCCTGGGTTTTCCGCGCAGCCTTCCTCGACCCCTTCCAGGGTCCTGTTGTTGCCGACTTCGCTGCCAAGAAGTTTGACGCCAAGACTGCTGCTGTTATCTTTGATGTCTCCAACGACTACTCCAAGGGTTTAGCCGAAATCTTCAAGACTTCCTGGGAAGCAAAAGGCCTCGGCCCGGTCGTGGCTTTCGAATCTCACGGCACCAAAGACCAGGATTTCTCTGCGCAGTTGACCACCGTCATCGCTGCTAACCCGGACTTCATCTTCGTACCTGACAACTACAATCAGGTTGCCCTGATCATCCAGCAGGCCCGTGACCTCGGTTACAAAGGTCCCTTCATGGGTTCCGACGCTTGGGGTACTCCTGACTTGATCAAGCTGTGCGGCGACGAATGCTACGGCAACTTCTTCTCCACCCACTACGCTGCAGCCGGAGCCAAGGGCGCCACCAAGACCTTCATTGATCGTTATGAAAAAGTTTATGGTTCCACACCAGCTGACTACGCAGCCCTGACGTGGGATTCCATCGGCATCATGATCGAAGCCATCAAAAACGCAGGCAAGGTCGAATCCGACCCCGTTGCCATGCGTAAGGCCGTTCGCGAGGGTCTGTCTGCCATCAAGTCTTTTGACGGCATCACCGGTTCCTCCAAGTTCGACGCACAGGGTGATCCCATCAAATGCGCTGTGGTTGTTAAGATTTCCGACAAAGGTGAATTCGTCTTTGAAGAATCTGTCTGCCCATAAGCCTACTACGTACTGACATAATCGGGCGGGGGCCATTTGGCTCCCGCTCTTTTACTGAGTGAACGGGCCAACTCGTTCGGAATAAACCCCAAAGGCCCAAAGATATTTCCCGGGAAGTAAACGTGGACTTTATTATTCAAAACATACTCAATGCGCTTCAGTGGGGCAGTTTCTATGCCCTTATCGCATTGGGCTACACCCTCGTGTACGGCGTACTCAGGCTGATCAACTTCGCCCATGGCGATATTTTCATGGTTGGCGCGTATATCGCTTTTTTCGTGGCCGGATTTCTGCTCGGTCCCGCAGTTGGCCTTTCGCCCTTCGTGACATTTTTGCTCGCTGTGCCGCTGACCATGTTCCTGACCGCCTGTGTCGGTGTCACGCTTGAACGCGTCGCATACCGTCCCTTGCGTCGCAAAGGAGCGCACCGACTCTACGTGGTCATTACGGCACTCATGTGCGGACTGATCCTTGAGTACTCAAACCTGGCAGTGCTCGGAGCCAGCCGCCTCAAATTTCCTGAACTGGTCGAAAAAACAATCTGGCATCTCGGCGGCGTAACCATCACAAACCTGAAGGTCATCGTCATTGTGGCGGCAGTCGCTGTTTTCGTTTTCCTCAACTTCATCGTCACCAAAACGAAAATCGGCATGGCCATGCGCGGCATTTCCTACGACAAATTCGCCATTCCACTTATGGGCATCCCCATTGACGCCATTATCGTGTTCACCTTTGTTCTCGGTTCCTCTTTTGCGGGTCTGGCCGGACTTCTGTTCGCCATGTCCTATCCGGTTCTCGAACCATTCATGGGCATGATTATCGGTTGGAAAGCATTTATTGCAGCGGTTGTCGGCGGCATCGGAGATATCCGGGGAGCATTTTACGGAGGCTTCCTACTTGGCTTCATTGAGGTCGGTGTTGTTACCGTATTTCCATCCACCTATCGCGATTTGTTCGCCTTTACGATCCTGCTGATCATCCTCTGGATGAAACCAACAGGTTTGTTCGGCATGCCGCAATCAACCAAAATTTAGTTGGGAGAAAAGACATATGAAAAAATATTCTCTCAACTTCGTTATGGTTGTCAGTGCGCTGTTCCTGCTGTCCCTGGCTCAATTCGGCATCATCAGCAACTATATTCAGGCCGTATTCATGTATGTTGGTATCAACATCATCATGGCGACCAGCCTGAATCTGGTGAACGGCAACATGGGCGAGTTCACCTGTGGACACGCTGCTTTCATGTGCGTGGGGGCATACGTCTCATCAATCCTGTCAGTCTTATTCTTCGGAAAGACTCTCGGCGACCCGATGCTTCCCCCGAACATGGCCTTTCTGGTGTTCCCAATTATCATACTCATTGGTGGTGTTTTTGCTTCTGTTGTCAGTATTCTGGTGGCAGTCCCGGCATTCAAAACACGCGACGATTATCTGGCCATCATCACCATCGCCGTAAACTACATGGTGATCTCGGCCATTGAAAATATGGACTTCATCGGTGGTTCTCGTGGCTTCCAAGGTATGAAAAGCACTGTTTGGGCTATGAAAGACACATTAAACGGCCCATGGATGCTCTTCTGGGTCATTACCTTTATGGTCTTTACCATCTGGGTCATCCGCCGATTTATCACATCCACATACGGCAAAGGCGTCAACGCCATCTGTCAGGATGAAACTGCGGCAGAAATCATGTCCGTGAATACC
This genomic window contains:
- a CDS encoding ABC transporter substrate-binding protein, whose translation is MKGFLKGIGLLTLMLVCSAFLLAGCGEEKSNTIKIGFNLPLTGDIPEVGEGSKNAAEMYLKDINDAGGLEVGGQKYMLEFVYMDNESKAESATNVALKLIDQENVVAIIGPNSSKQAVPAGGTCNENRVPMISPWSTNPNTTLDRPWVFRAAFLDPFQGPVVADFAAKKFDAKTAAVIFDVSNDYSKGLAEIFKTSWEAKGLGPVVAFESHGTKDQDFSAQLTTVIAANPDFIFVPDNYNQVALIIQQARDLGYKGPFMGSDAWGTPDLIKLCGDECYGNFFSTHYAAAGAKGATKTFIDRYEKVYGSTPADYAALTWDSIGIMIEAIKNAGKVESDPVAMRKAVREGLSAIKSFDGITGSSKFDAQGDPIKCAVVVKISDKGEFVFEESVCP
- a CDS encoding branched-chain amino acid ABC transporter permease, whose protein sequence is MDFIIQNILNALQWGSFYALIALGYTLVYGVLRLINFAHGDIFMVGAYIAFFVAGFLLGPAVGLSPFVTFLLAVPLTMFLTACVGVTLERVAYRPLRRKGAHRLYVVITALMCGLILEYSNLAVLGASRLKFPELVEKTIWHLGGVTITNLKVIVIVAAVAVFVFLNFIVTKTKIGMAMRGISYDKFAIPLMGIPIDAIIVFTFVLGSSFAGLAGLLFAMSYPVLEPFMGMIIGWKAFIAAVVGGIGDIRGAFYGGFLLGFIEVGVVTVFPSTYRDLFAFTILLIILWMKPTGLFGMPQSTKI
- a CDS encoding branched-chain amino acid ABC transporter permease is translated as MKKYSLNFVMVVSALFLLSLAQFGIISNYIQAVFMYVGINIIMATSLNLVNGNMGEFTCGHAAFMCVGAYVSSILSVLFFGKTLGDPMLPPNMAFLVFPIIILIGGVFASVVSILVAVPAFKTRDDYLAIITIAVNYMVISAIENMDFIGGSRGFQGMKSTVWAMKDTLNGPWMLFWVITFMVFTIWVIRRFITSTYGKGVNAICQDETAAEIMSVNTNKIKLVNFMISAGLAGCAGGLFAHVVGYVNPQSFNILKSTEAMVMVYLGGMGSLSGAVISAVVFTFLMEVLRSQSLMDFLLAPATFVFPEWEPSAGVIKWVMIPLLLVLIMQFRPEGIMGNKELSDVFPKLKKFYTFK